Proteins from one Lacrimispora sphenoides genomic window:
- a CDS encoding AraC family transcriptional regulator has translation MKEPAEQLRMHEYVEIPSTKDIYFKHYFDQGRLVSNHWHNELEIIYLLKGNLDVSIGSRTLHYQKNDLVLINSKVVHSTICTAPNESILVQIPYTFLKRYIPDVDRYMFHIDCFSTNPIVQTKITQLKETLQKMLIVTEYHPEGEWLHFGSLLFELLYLLYHDFKITDPQAGFQQQAKNLNKLDSVLDYTQKHYSKSISLNEIADIAGFQSQYFCRLFKKNMGVTYLQYLNEIRLSHIYQDLITTELPIQEILELHGFTNYKLFRKVFAQKFQMTPSEIRNLQNKKQ, from the coding sequence ATGAAAGAACCAGCAGAACAGCTTCGTATGCATGAATATGTGGAAATACCATCTACAAAAGATATTTATTTTAAACATTATTTTGATCAGGGGCGTCTGGTCTCTAACCACTGGCACAATGAACTGGAGATTATTTATTTGTTAAAGGGAAATCTGGATGTCTCCATTGGCAGTAGGACTTTGCATTATCAGAAAAACGATCTTGTTCTTATTAATTCCAAAGTAGTTCATTCTACCATATGTACAGCACCTAATGAATCTATATTGGTACAAATCCCTTATACTTTTTTAAAACGGTATATTCCGGACGTCGATAGATATATGTTTCATATAGACTGTTTTTCTACAAATCCGATTGTCCAGACAAAGATTACCCAACTAAAAGAAACACTTCAAAAAATGCTCATTGTTACAGAATATCACCCTGAAGGAGAATGGTTACACTTTGGTTCTCTTCTATTTGAATTGCTATATCTTCTATACCACGATTTTAAAATTACAGATCCTCAAGCCGGGTTTCAACAACAAGCAAAAAACCTAAACAAATTGGATTCAGTTTTAGATTACACACAAAAGCATTACAGCAAATCGATTTCGCTGAATGAAATTGCCGATATTGCAGGATTCCAGTCCCAATACTTTTGCCGTTTGTTTAAAAAAAATATGGGAGTAACTTATCTGCAATATCTAAACGAAATCCGCTTATCACACATTTATCAAGATTTAATTACAACTGAACTTCCTATCCAGGAAATATTGGAGCTTCATGGATTTACCAATTATAAATTATTCCGGAAAGTATTTGCTCAGAAATTCCAAATGACACCTTCAGAGATCAGAAATTTACAAAACAAAAAGCAATAA